Within Cucumis melo cultivar AY chromosome 4, USDA_Cmelo_AY_1.0, whole genome shotgun sequence, the genomic segment cgtaggaaacgtgcaagtgtttacctatcaaccccattcacaactctacctaaacggtctatGACATCAACCACCACTACCTCTCAATGTgaaccaattgtttatgatcccatgcacaaaatacttgacgtcgatttagatagacttcgagcttggataCAGATAAGCGTACAAAAAATGAggtgcgtgaaacctttcatgggaaaaaatcgaagatatttttcagagacttgtttatgtgtcgccggtggttggcggatgaggtaagggattatcttattatttatgccaatataatttttttattgttatggttctatacatttagtgcttacttttgtttctattagcatttggatgcactttttcttttcatttgcttcaagattaaggcagccgggataccttctGCTCAAAACTTCACAACTacagacacaatctttatggtttggaatcgtcacgttactttatgtatgtatttgcgtttgatatttttctttcggtctgatatttgcgtttgtatgtttttctttgcaacGACTTTTAGTTGCGAAATAGCCCcaatacaaagaatgtattaaagagaatcgcccgtttgactagaaggaagagtataggttggttgactatgttgtcaggtcaaaagaggacttccaagatccttggacaagtgttgattacgtttactctccattcaatgtccatgccaaccattgggttctattatgcttggatttggtaagttgtcaagtcaAGGTATAGGATTCGCTCAAGGTATAGGATTCGCTTTCGTCACTTATAAGTGTCGAAGAGATGAGAAACATATTACTATCGATTCGAGAGTTGGTGCCAAatttgttagatagtactggatTTTTTGCTAGGAGAGGtggatcatcgacatacaaggaaccttggccaaTTGTCATTATCGACTCTATTCCACtacaacgaaataatagtgGTTGTGGTGTATTCaccattaagtattttgagtacatagctactggttttgatttagatacattatgtcaagaaaacatgtcgtACTTCAGAAAAAAAttggcatttcaattatggacgTCTCCAATGTATTGAATTTTGTTCCGAGATTTGTAGTAGTTGTATATCATGTATGTTGTGAAATATGTACATACATCACaagtatcgattattctctatgttgcaaaactacttgtagatAAACAATCGCtcaatattttttatgattttaagaagatcgtttatactttactaaacgatcgcttaaagatatgtACACGATATTTTACATTattgtgatacatataaacgatcgcttaatattctttacTTGAACGTTTAGGAAAttgcttaatattcttttagatattagtgtgatttctataaacgattgcttaataatttttatatttattaagaagatcgtttagactttactaaacgattgcttaaaaatatgtgcacgatcttttacattagtgtgatacatataaacaaTCGCCTAATATTCTTCACCTGAACGTTTAGAAAATCGCtgaatattcttttagatattagtgtggtttcTATAAACGACCGCTTaacattttttatgtttattaagaagatcgtttagactttactaaacgattgcttaaagATATGTTcacgatgagtatttctctacacaaatgttttgtgatatgtatctaaacgaatacaaatattaactcaaaagtacaaggaccaaatatatatttatttaccaaaagtatttattcgtgcaaagttccagtacatactgttgtctaaacagtttcattttttgcacagttagacaaccatGGTCAGCTTTAGTTACAAGacattcaataaatttagaatagaaaatgccacaatccagtgaacgccctttctgtaatgtggtcTTTGATCTGCGTACTGTCCAAGGGCTATATTTGAATCGTTCTGAATGGATGTTcactccaattgcaattgcgagTGAGGCAATGCATCGTGCAGACATTTGAAGAGCTTGATCAAtaagtttctgctcaacataatttggcattgagtcgaacatgTAGATCTTGCATattctcatatcagctgcaatagccaaccagtgttaTTTTATGTTGATGTAGCCAATAatgtagttgacatctccccaccttGGTTTTTCTTGGAAATCACCAACAGatgtgttgaaatagtattccaaatctTTTTCTGCCCATATATTTAAGTGTGTTATTGTGTCTGTCCATTCAGTTTTTTTATTgtctggtgtcaccagatgagtataAAAAATATGATGCCAAACTATacagtctggtttattgattccagtcttgaaaaacaagtaaaaaaatttagtcagaatataatgatgcagtttaacttctatacaaaaaaattaaagaataataacttaCTATAAACGCAGAATCTATTATTCTAAAAGTACGCTTGCAAAGTTGCTTGAGATGCAGCATTTTCTCCTGCAAGTGGGATAATTgcaaatccatggtctacaaataaaattaaaccatcgtttagtgaataaaatgagagtataagcgatcgtttagaaaatgtacatgtgatcgtttacttactaagcgatcgtgtaatatatataaacggtCGTGACCTTTTTCATTGACACctatatataaagtaacagtGTTTTGACTGACTTTAAGGTAGTGATTTTTGAACAACTTTATATTGTCCAGCCGTCGAAAgttttcacatttttcaagaaacttctcTAGTTACATGTTTATCGATCTAAGTACAAGAGGTAGCAAACTGCCCTTCATGATTGCTTGGCTccttatctccgtagttatagcatatatctttgccagggtttttcgggtcttgcaagcacatgctatattcatgaatgatccatctgcatgtggtgcatttccctgcatctcttttgtcgtcaaagatattgaaccagtagatttggtgttgtccagtccatgtgaagctgcagaaaaacaatgtcgtccccacgaggttgggtctgaacttgaaggagtagccttgtccaagcggaagaacatggactcctaggtcatcgttcttggatttgcagtgaacggtgacaggaatgtcgtattcaatttggttgacgattacgactgtagttactggttggatgaagatcgatccttgaattgcacgtaggttacatgaaaagaaaattagcaaagatagtgccaagtgttggagatgagcccatttttaaggcgtcggttgaaacacaaaggaagagacgagaatatgaggctttataccttttgtcttggattggtatgattgggacgtgatagaaatagtgaatatatatacatagggtctgtgcaaagaaaaaagttgttttctcgtgtgttggtaaagaatggtgtatatttaaactataactTTTACTGTCGACGTTGTTGTTTAAAGGtttgagaaaaataagaaatgagtaaagttacctttcgttggcataaattgagactattaagttggtgaggcaaaaaCGAAGGGGAAGgacattaaaacagtaaaacgaataaaacgaaaagaaaaaaaaaagagtccataTTGCAACCTTATAAATAATGAATGGTTTAGttttatgtagatattatcacatttcttgaaaaaaaataaactgttgttgaagttaaattgttcgtggtaaggaaagagagatttcgcgtaggaagttttgaaatttaacaagcaaagattttctatattttgtgttacatgtcttgtgttttttttctttgacatattgattcttattattatgacagtatgctaaacacattttaaaattCACAACGAAACATTAGTAAATTCACTTTTTCTTGTTAAACATGTTGTTATTATCTTGGGTAGCACGTAGCCACGTTACtgtactatatcaaatttatctttattttctacgctcaaacattgtaaaataaattgagtgtgaaatgctgttacacccatcctatatggaatctattgaaattctatggacgctcccagaacaaaagatctcgaaacttgccagtccttcccttcttaaattttaggaaatgtctacAATTGGTTCTTTCTTTCGTAAACTGTTACGTTGAGAAACCCTCCCATAGCTAGTAGTCTTTAGTTCATACACTCTAGTTTGGATCAATGTGGTCTCCTATTTTATGATATTCGTCACCTTTTTCATTGAAACctatcactactacaaatttgggtttcaaCGACGCAAAATATGTGTCATAAACAGTTTCAACGACACACttttcgcgtcattgaagccactgtcatgAAAAGCtctttaacgacactttgaaaaatgTGGCGTTAAATATGATTCGATGACActaaaattgtgtcattaataccttcaCCTTGACACAATAAATATGTCGCTGTCATCTATAAAACGACACCAATATagtgtcattaatactcttacattgacgcaaattatgtgtcaccgttatctataccttgacaaaaatatattgtcattaatacacttacattgacgcaaatcaggtgtcgccgttatctatacctcgacactaatatactgccattaatactcttacattgacgctgtaattgtgtcatcgttatctatacattgacacaaatatattgtcattaatacacttacattgACGTAAATCaagtgtcaccgttatctatatctCGACACTAATAaactgtcattaatactcttacattgacgctttaattttgtcaccattatctatacctcgacacgaatatattgtcattaataccattttattgacgctttaaatgtgttatcgttatctatacctcgacacgaatatattgtcattaatacccttatattgacacttcaaatgtgtcaccgttatctataccttgacccgaatatattatcattaatacctttataacaacactaatatattgtcattgtaaATGTTTCTTTACACATAGTTCTTGccaagaaatgtgctttgacGACACTGTTGCTGTTTactaaaggcttatatgtcgacacatgtttggtgtcgttattattctttttcGCAGCACGTATTtcctgtcatatatttcttctttcaaaaaaattaattactaCAATTTAACATTATGCACatttgtttggaaagatatttatattgataataaaaaatgtaaattacattgtcggtaaaggttttccaataatccaaaagataaattaactgtaatatatgtacgacctaatctaatcaaactaatgtaggaatgaacttgatcgataccatgatCCACTATTCTTCAATTACCTACaaagttgaagaaaatgaaccttagtcaactttcattacggaaaatgcataagcataagcataagcataagcataaacattaagtacattccaaataggaactttttaacataaacgtccaaagttcatacaaccaaggttctttataaaagacccataaaaAACACAAAAGATATAAGAAAAACATCGAttacataagcataagcataagcataaacacaGAATCAAATAAATATGTTTCAGTTCAATCTTTAAAGACCTAACAATATtctgatttaaatttaaaacttaagcaTACACGTATCCTTAGCCCCCCTTCAAAGTCatttataaacttaaacatTAACTTAGCATCTCACTCActccttccaaggtcattatCAAAAATAAATGTATCACTCCCCTCCCACCCAAGTCATACAACCAAGTTTCTTAGTAAAAGATTCATAAGGGaagcaaaagagaaaaaaaaaaacaccaacttcataagcataagcataatatataagcaatgcaataatttGTTTTGATTCATTCTTTACAGACCCAACAATGTTTCAGTTTGCATCAAAGAACAACTTAAGCATAAACGTACCCCTAGTCCCAACCCCCCGCCCCCCAAGTCATTTCTAACCTTAGCAACTCACTTActccttccaaggtcattatCAAAAATAAATGTATCACTCCCCTCCCACCCAAGTCATACAACCAAGTTTCTTAGTAAAAGATTCATAAGGGAagcaaaagagaaataaaaacaccaacttcataagcataagcataataTATAAGTAATGCAATAATTTGTTTTGATTCATTCTTTACAGACCCAACAATGTTTCAGTTTGCATCAAAGAACAACTTAAGCATAAACGTACCCCTAGTCCCAACCCCCCGCCCCCCAAGTCATTTCTAACCTTAGCAACTCACTCCctccttccaaggtcattattaaacataaatgtatctccccccccccccaatttccCACTCCCTCACCCCTTCTAAAGTCAAAGTTGAGCTTAAACATGAACTTAGCACTCCCACCGTCCCGCTCCCCACTTCCAAGGTCATTAATAAACCTAAACATAGACTTACCTCCTCCATTCCAGAAACACCTATGCTACGAATAAAACTTTACAAGTAAACGAAGTGAACgagaaattaacaaaacaaaacaatgtgAACACGGTTCCTAAAACATGTGTAAGCAGAACCAACAAAATAGCTAGCTTAttaatgactaccataactgcaggatagtcaacaCAACTATGAACAGAGATCCAGagtacatgtcaacatgattcctcaaacatatgtctaaaaatcaacaaaagagCATTTCAATGACTActataactgcaggatagtcgaCGCAACAACACGTGTTGTAATAAAATCCACACAAAAATTCATATAAAGATGTCTCGTTTACAAATTTTACCTTTGAGATTGGGAACAGAAAATATATTTGTTAACGAATTCAGCCCACTCCGTTCTTACGACATCTAAATCGTCCTGTGAGTATGTTGAGGTTGATCCTTCCATCtattcatcatttaaaaatgatttaatatgCAACAATTGTACATAACATAAGTAGTTCAAAAAGGTAAAATGAAATACTTACTACTTCAATGATTGTCCTGTTGCTTGACAATATTATATCACGCATGAATCGCATCACATAATACCCGCACTCCACAATGCCACCTTGCTTCGGACGCTATCCATcagagaaaaagaacaaaatacccATGATACAGTTGCAAAACATAAAGTATGTTTACCTATTTCTTCTACTAAATCCCCATTCCTCATACCTTGATTATCCTCCAAACAGGCTTCTTCTTGTTCGAAATGTCGAAAGCCCTAAGAATGCATATCAAACAACGTAAGTTATACAATCATTGTCTCATATGCaacatattaactcattattgtTTTATCATAGATAAAAGTTCCAACATACATCCGGACGACATCAGAGGCATCATTGTTAATTCGATTTCTCAAAGGATCCATCCAATATGCAGTGCCTCTTGAAAAATCGATGGCTATTAGACACCAATGGTTTCTATATTGACAGGTAAATGTGAGTTAAACTTAGAAtgaaggtcatatagttcattAGGTGCATTAGCTGAAAAAAGTTTTGCACATACCCTGAATTGTAAGGAAACATCAAAATCTGACGATGGTCGGTCCCAAGCAATCTAGCATTCAGGATCTGTGCTCGATCTTCTTTACTTATACCAACTGAAATAGAGCCAGCGTCTGCAAACTTGTAGGATCCCAACGTTCCATTCTCTTCCATCACTTTGTAGAGGTGACTACAAATATGAACAGCATACTCGACTTTACTGCGTGGTACACGTTATTATACTATGTAATTGATGTACAAAAGAGGTAACTTACAACATGAATGCATCAATGCATTGGGTTGATATAGGTTGCATTTGACAAAATTCTTGGAGTGCCTCGAGGAATATGCAACATTTCGTTCATACCCAAAAACTTTAGCAGGTAcgtgaatttgaatttttgacCCAATATAATCAAGTTCCCATAGCAATAATCGTAGTGTAACTGGTGCTCTCTTTGTATTCAGTGTCAACGACGGTAATCGCGGATCAGCTTGGTACACGCTTTTCATCTGCCACAAACATAAAATCTCGTCcatatgaaatatatttaaaccAAATCCATTGTGAAAAACACATTACCTTTTCGTCTAGGGGAATGACTAAATGACGAGGCCATAACAACTGTGAACCAACTTCTTGGGAAAGCATAGTCCTACCTTCCCTTGTTGGAACAGGAACGAAGCAATTACCATCGGTAACCATGTCTACTGATACCTTCACGTTGTCACCGTCCATGTAGTAGTCGAAAATAGTTCCAGCACCGACAACATTGTCCTTAGTCCCAATTGCAAGTCGACAAGAAGTGCCATCCTACAATATACATTGAAAGAAAATATGATCATATTACTATATTGCATCTGAGAAATTGGAAACTATAGGAATCAAATTCATATTGACCTTTACTTTTGTCAAAGTCTCAATCGATGCACAAACATATTTGTTCTCCTCACCAACCTTCGCCGCACATAAGTGTTAATTGATCAGatatttaatcattaaaaaaataacgtttgagttaaaaaaataaaagtagatgCTTTCTACCTTATCTTGTTTTTCTATTGTCAAGTCCTCTATTGTCAAGTCTTCTAGAACTtgtctattttcttcttttgcgTCATGATCATTTGCATCATCTGATGTGTCAATGCTTTTAGAAGCCATTTGACTCTTCATCTTGCTCTCGTCAGTTTCTCCCTTTGTGGCCACTTCAGGAACCTTCTTATGCTTCATTAATTCTGCTTCCAGTTCTAAGATACGAGCAGCCATTCTCGCTCGCTCTTCAGCATAATCTTCTTCTTTACCGACCTTCTTTCGTTTTTCTCTTGCAGTGTGGAAGTATTTACTTGGTGTGACGTATTGACCCACCCCTCGAATCCTTCCTGGTGGATCATTCCCTCCGATGGCTTGCGATAATATATCACAAGTTACGTTGTCCATTGAATGAGACGCACGTTTTGAAACAAGTAGGTTGTCCTATCATGAAAAGGTTATAGTATTTTTAGTAagtacacaaaaaaaaaaaaaacagcatTAGAAGAGGAAAGTACTTACAATTTTATTGGCCACCTCCTTTGTGTCTATGTCTGGAATCTCTCCATCTTTAGTAGTTTGTGCTTTCTTCCATACTAAAGCACGATCAATTAACTCACCATTAGATGTGCTTGCTTTCTGAAAAAGGAAAGAACATTATGATTAGTTATAACGCATTACATGTTGCATTATGTTAACAAGCATATATACTATTCTTTGCGTACCATCTCCTCGGTAAGGTTTGCATAACCTTTTCGCGACATTCGATGGTTGTACTTGTTGTTCTTTCTCCGCTCACGTCCCTTGTTGCTAACCATCTTCACACATAAACTACATTTTAGTATAATTACTGTCATATATGAATGAAGAGAATGGTGATTATAGTTACCCCAAATTGTTCGGTTAATCTGGAAGCGACAAATATGTTCCAATGCTCACGATCGATGAAAGAGTATTTTGTTGGTGGGTCTTTTAGTTTCTCCAAATCTTTCTTATATGGTAATACATGCTTTGTAGTTAGCGACGACTTGAAGTTTCGATAACATACACTCGCATTTTGTAAAATACTCTTTTTGGATCTGGGGTCTACTACGAAGCCACCCTATTACATTACATTATATAATGAACGTTAGTGACAAAATGCGAACAACGTTACTAACTAAAGGTCAGAAAATTACCTCAATTAGTtcgtaaattttatctttgagcTCTGTAGGTACATCCTTCCAGGATTGGTAACTGATCGAAACATGAACCCGCACGGTTGTTCCAATGAAACTCTTTAACTTGGTTGCACTTTCACCAATGGGTTGACCGAGCTCATTGTATTCAACCACTCTCTTGTGTCCATCACAACTAACCCGTGTGATCTCAGACATTCCCGTAGGTCCACGTGTACCTTTACCTTTATTAATGACTCCCTCGGTACTCGGTACGCTCGAGCAACCAGCTTCTAATCTAGCTTGTTTTCCAAGTGTCATTGTTTGGTAAGTGATGGTCCACCTGCATGAAATGACACATAATTCTCAGTATAATACACTATTCATCAACATATCAATTATTTAGgcgaaatgaaaatgaaaaacacTAATCATAAACAACAATAATCCATTAGTGAGATCCATAAAAAAGTTGACATAACATATAGATCAACATACATGAAGACTTGATAAGTTTGTTACAAGacttaaaagaaaatgtttacAAGTATCACTAATCGCTCAATGGAAATACTAAAAAACAAAGCTAAGAACTGCCAAGTGGACTATTGAATACTACAAGTAGATCTTCCAGATTGGAATTAAAAGTGTCctgcaaagaaagaaacaataatattatttattaggCTTAAAATGAATGTTTTTCAATGACTAGAATGAATGATGGGAAACTTTGGAGAAACATTATATTACCAAATGTTTATGTGTTTACCCAAGTGCCTTCACAGTCGACCCTGATATATGGGATCTCTTCATCTTCTCTAGTCATGTCTGCTGGACATTCTAAAATTGCCGGACAATGGAGGGATGTATCGCCTAGCTCGTCGTTGTTAAAATTATCAACAAAATCTTTTTCTTGTGGCTTCACAACGACGGACCATCTATCATCACTGGGATCTTTAACATAGAACACTTGTCTTGCTTGTGATGCTAATATGAATGAACCTGAATAGTGTCCTATACGATTGAGGTCAACTAGTGTGAATCCAAGATCGTCTACTCGTACTCCATTCTTCGTATCGACCCAGTCACATCTAAACAGTGTGACCCCAAAAGTGTTGTAACTGACTTCCCATATTCCTTGAATCACACCATAGAAGGACATGTCAGCAATTATCGGGTTTTTGTCTTTGGCACTAGCCACATGCATTGTTGATGCAACGAACATAACCCCACTATTTTGAACCGTTCTAGTGTCATCACGACGCTTTGTGTTGTAGCAAATTCCATTGACTTTATATCCCTCATATATCATCACAACGGGATGTGGGCCATGTGCAATCCATCTAATTGTCATGCTCACGACTTGACCTTCCTGGATTTCACGCATGACCTATTATGGCGATCATAATTAGTCACGGTTGTTCGTACTTTCTATTATGTGTCAATAACATGAAAGTACATTTAAACAACATACCTCGTCTCGTATCCAGTTAGGAAATGATCTATTGTGCTCATCTCGCAACCATTTCTCATTTCTTGCCCTTCGTGGGTTGGAAGATTTCAAGATTTCCATATGTCGTCTATGTAAGGCCAATCGAGTCTGAAGTAGTGAGTatcatttatttaaaagaatgtatataaaagtaaaataactTGTCAACGGTAATGAATCGTACTCTCTGTATGGATGAACTTCTTCAAT encodes:
- the LOC107992324 gene encoding uncharacterized protein LOC107992324, translated to MDGDNVKVSVDMVTDGNCFVPVPTREGRTMLSQEVGSQLLWPRHLVIPLDEKMKSVYQADPRLPSLTLNTKRAPVTLRLLLWELDYIGSKIQIHVPAKVFGILSNATYINPMH
- the LOC127148826 gene encoding uncharacterized protein LOC127148826, whose protein sequence is MFHLYKVMEENGTLGSYKFADAGSISVGISKEDRAQILNARLLGTDHRQILMFPYNSGNHWCLIAIDFSRGTAYWMDPLRNRINNDASDVVRMAFDISNKKKPVWRIIKV